Genomic segment of Populus nigra chromosome 6, ddPopNigr1.1, whole genome shotgun sequence:
GCTTAAGTCTCCTATATAGATAGGCAGTCCCATTTGATGCACCTTTTGCTATATACCCTGCCTCACATTATCAGCTATGTCTCCATTCCATCAGTCATCATTGAGATTTAGACCAAAAAATCTTGACCCCTACCTGCTCCCTTGAAGAACTTACGATAGGTATTGCTCCATCCCAGTGCTCAAATAGACTTTTTGATGTGAAACAATTCCCTACATGTGCAGATGAATGAGTTCACCTCGCCTCCAGAAATTTTAAGTGGGACTTCAAATTCTACAGAAGTGAAGAGCCTTTCAACAGATTCAACCTTGGAAGGTTTGCTTTTCCCTGATGATCATGgatctatgttttttttggattaaGACGTGTGCAATGTTCTCCAAATCTTCTATTCTGTTGCTGAGGAATTATGGAAAAAATGTAGTTTGCTGATTCtgcattgttttaatatacacAGGTCAAACTGAAAAGCCGAAGCATAGTTCGAGGCTCTCATCGGGTAGTGCTAGCTCACTTTTAAATTCCCCAGACCGAAGGAGTACCGACTCATCAAAGCACTCCAGGCGCCAAGCGTCTAGCAGTACTGGCTCACCTTTAAATTCCCCCAGTGGCACTGATGCGCCAAAGAGTTCTTCTAGGCGTCACCGCTCTTCAAACAAGTCAATGGGCTCTCCAAGGGAAGAATCATCAGGGAGCAGCCGAACCTCAAGACGACACAAGACCTCAAGTCTTGGTGCTGAATCGCCTATTCAAGACCAGCCCACCATCCCAAAGCATTCTCGTGGAAGAAAGTCCAAGGGATCATCaagatcaaaagaaaagaactctTCAAACGAAGCGCTTCCTTTCTCGGATCCTGGACCTGGAGGGTCTGAGTCTATACATGGAAGGAAGAACACTGCAAGCCAGCTAAGTTCTGTTTTGGAAGCATATGAAGAAGAGCGATGAAAGGAATGCGAGGATTTGTATGTCAGAGATTTAATGTTATGTGCATTAAAGTGTCAACTATAATTCAATTTGTCTTGaatttgcttttaaattttctcttcatATACATGTCTATCTTGAATTTGCTTTTAAATTCTCTCTTCATATAGTTACAAGTCTATCTTTCATAGAGAAAAGTCAAAAGCTTGTGCTTCAGCTTTATTGCTGATTtattacatgtaaaaaataaaatagcttaCAGTTAAGAAGCTAAAACTAGCAAACTCAACTTTCCCTGTTGgcatataaaaaaggaaacatgGATATACTTTTGGCGTACCCTATAAACGGTGGCAAAAAAGAATCCGCCTCCCGAGACCATTGCTCAGGTATTCCTGTTTCATTGTGAGTTTTATCCAATCTAgtaaaccctaaaataaaataccatttaatagaaaaataaatctgaaactACCATTTAGATAAAAAGAACCTGAAGGCATCTGCAATGCTACAATTAACACATTTCTTACTTGagaaataatgagaaaaaaattagagcagcagaaagaaagaagaggaacgATTAACAAAAAATACCCCGACAGAAAACCAAACTCACATATTGACAAcaaatttacatttaaaatcCAGTAAGAGTACATATGCATAAATACTCAATGCATCAGATACACACACCATGGCTACTAGTGCCTTTGAAGAGTAGCGAAGGGAGTAGAGTTCAGGTGTGCAGCTAGTTTGGGAGATAAATCAGAAACTTGATGTGACAAGCAAGGCATAGGGGTGAGTGGTAGCTTATTTTCCAATGGAGTCAATGGAAGAGGGGTTGATGGGAGCTGATTCGAATCTTGGGTTCCCTTGGCTGGTCGCAAGCAAGCCAGATAGCCATGGGATTGGTAGTTGCAAATGGGGAGTTTGATGGCCTGTACTGTTGATTCTTTCTCTTTTGGAACTGGTGCTCCAGTAGGATCCTGCACATATATATAGCATCCCATAAGAAAACAGCAGCAAGTAAAAGCAAACACAAAGAGGCGGTTTATCTTGTTTAAAGGAGCTAACTAAAGGAGGATAAAACCTTACCCCAAGCACAAGAAAAGTGAATGCTTGATTGTCTGCAGCAAGATAGATTTCGATCAGCTTCCGCAGGTCAGCAAGTGTGGCATCCTTCAACACCTTAAGTGTGGTGATGAAGTTACCACTGTTTCCTTTAGAAGCTTCCCATTTCACATGCACTTCAATCTGTGAATCAGTAATTTTTACTGAAGGGTTGTAGTTCTCCTTTGAAGCCAATGCCATCATGTCAGACAGATTTTTCCCACATTCTATCAAAGGCACATTTTTCTGGAGCGGTGAGTTTTCCTTGTTCGAAATTTTTTGAGTAGAATCCTTGCCGACAGTCAAAATTGGAGATGGTTGAggatcagtatctgcaaccctcTTTTTTGCAGGTATTGGAGTTCTGAATTGTTGGCAAAGCTCTCTGTTATTCCCACAAAGTGTAAATATGTTCTGGATTCTTAATCGTCTAGAAGAGGCTGAATCTTTCACATTCTCATACTCATTTACTGGTTCTGAAACTGAGTGCGAATCTTTCACATTCTCATACTCATTTAATGGTCCTGAAACTGAATGCCTATCTTCTGAACCATCCTTGAGTGCCTCAAACTTCAGAGGAGAAGATATCAAGGAGCCAGCACCAAAATTGATCCCTGGACTAGACACATCAACAATCCTCGTCACCTCTATTACTTCTTTCTCCACCTCTTCATcttcaactttatttttgtgttcttcctcctcttctacCTCTTCCTCCTCAAACACAGTGCTAAGACAAACTTTATCTCCATTATCAACCACCTGATTCAAAGTACTAAAATGAGGATAACTCGACAAGCTTTGGGTTTCAATGACGCTAGATTGATGAGCAGATGCGCCAACAAATCTCACATCACGAACAAATGCTTCTTGATCACCCATGTCTAAATCCATCGATTTCACCATCCCTGGGTCCTCATCAGCATAAACCCCCAGCAGCCTTCTGGCAAAGCTGCAGCCATCAATGTCCCTTGGACCATTCTCATCACCATTTTCATCCCTTGAACGACATAGCTCAAATTCAACTTCTTCCAAGCGCCTTCTCAGCATCTCAACTTCCTGCTGCTGTTGAAGTATCTTCTCTTCCATTCTCCTCCTCTCCATCTCCACAAACTCTTCAGCCATTCTTTGGCACTCCTCCAACTTCTTTTCCAACTGAAGTTTCAGTATCTCTGTACGCTCATTCACTTTTAGGTTTATCTCCTCTTCACTTGCTTGAGATCCCTTCTCTTCAATAAGTGCTCTCAGCACagcaacttcttcttctttcttcactAGCTGTTTGTGAGCatcatttctctccttttctctgaGCTTGTTCTCCATTTGTAGTTTGTAGATAAACTGGTCCATAGCTGCTATCCTGGATCCTAAGATGCCCACAGAAGAATCTTCAGCACCAAGTTTATCCTTAATTGGCGTATGAGGACCACGGACAATACATTTCGCTTTTGCTCCATATTCAAGCGTGCAGATTGTCTTGTGTATTTCTTTTGGGTCTGGGCTTGCACACAGAATCATCAAAATTTTTGACTTGTCATCTTCGAAAGAATCCTGAAAAATAAGGAACAGGAAAACCTGATAAAGCAGAGTTTAAACAAGCTACATAACATGACATAGTTGTAATCAACATGAATTGGACATTACTTGGAGCAGCATAGTTAACTTGCTATCTCTGAAAGGTACATGAGAATCTCCATTAGCAATAGATTCAACAACTCTCTTTAATGCTATATTCCCTTGGTTGATCTTCGCAGTCTGTCATTAAAAGAAGCACAAAATCAGCTTTCCTTTTTAATGCCAGGACacagaaaagagggaaaaatgAATTCCCAAAAATTCACCTGCATTTTAGCTTCAAAACCACTTTGCCCAGCTTGGTCAATATTTTCTGAACCTGCCATATCCACAAGCATGAGTCGGCCTCCTACAGTCGGGACATCAAGTATTATCTGTGCAAACATGCAATTGAAATGTTGTGTCAATCTCAATAAACAACACTACTTTTTCAATGGTTTCACTTTTTTTATCCAAGTCAGTTTTAGAGGAGCCATACCATGCAGTGACTCCTAGAACTTCGCTCATTACAAAGCGTGCTCTTAATTATCCTTCGCTTCTCAACTTTCTGAATCTCTTTTGAAATCTTCCCAGCTTCATTTCCAGAGATAAAAGTCGCATTTTTAGCCTTCTTTCCCATCACTTCTAGTCTTACCTGCAAAAAATGATGACAGCAAAAAATGATGACAGCAGCATAATCTTCCCATCACTTCTATCATAATACCCTAATCAAAATATGAACAGCAATATCTACTCAAAATTAAGCAAATCAAAACCGAATTTTAATCCCAACAACACAGCAGCTGAAGCAAACTAATTAACAGAGAATTCAATGGAACTTGTTGAAAAGTTTACCTTGTATCCACTGCCACTCTTAGGCCACCCGATTCCAATTCCTCCCCCACCATTAGTCGACAAAAGATCATAAATTTCTTCATTATAAATCTCTAAAACTGTAACTTGCACAAAAGTACCAAGTTGTAGCTTCTCCCCTTCACCCCCTTCACTtccctcttctccttctcctaaAATACCTTTCAAAGACCGATAAACAATGCCTGGCTGCTTCGAGCAACCAAACATTGTATGACTTTTCCCAGAACCAGTAGGACCATACATCATTATTGTGCATTTTGCACCCAATTTAACCCCATTAATCCTCGACTCCACGAACTTCTTGTAAAAGGAATCAAGGTCTTCTTCTTCAGAGAAAGAGACCCCATCGAAGCTGAAGTCTCGGTACCCAATGTCAGCACGGACACGAAGAGTGTTGTTCTCGGGATTTACTTGCAAGATCGAAGTGggtttctcttttctctcaggATAATCTCGTATCCTGCTAATCACTTCAATGGGGTGGTCTTGAGGGGTCTCTTTGATGGTGTAGTTAGGGTTTGGAGATGGGTTCGGGTTTGGAGTTCTTGTTGAAGAGAAATTTATCCTATGTTTTGACTGAGGAGTCTTTACGACGTGTGGGTGATTCGATttagaagaagaggaagaggaagagggtGTAGGGGCCATTGTGTTTGTTTTAAGGGAAAGACAAGAATTTTATGGTCTGCAGCtggtttttttatgggttttcttTCAAGACTAGACTGTGAACTCTGTTTTTAGAGAGATAGAGAAATATTGACATTCGATCTTGATCTTGTAAGATAGAtgcagggagagagagagataaagaagagttgttgaaattgaaattagggtttttcatGTTTGAAATTGAATATAGCCGTTATGGTTTCTAACGTCTATTTCTGTGCTGGGACGCTTCTCATGTGAACTGTCCCAGCCACTTGAGAGGCATGCCTTTGCATCATAACACCtcttatgaattaattaatttgagttaattaatttatttctagaAAATGAATTCGGTCCCTTTATTGGGGAGGTTATTCATCGGAGCCAGTTGGCCCACATTTGGTCAGATTGGGTGTCAATTGATCAAATCTAAAACATAGGGGGGTAAGATGACCATTTGTAAATTTACAAGTCAAGATTTTACAATCTTACATTGCTGCCTCTTCCTCTTCCCTGCGGGATTTCCCCCCCGTGGTTCGTGTATTCACAAATTAACAGAAAGCACTAACACGTGGAAGACAACTTTACATGTACAGAAACCTTGAATGAATCTCACGGAACGTTTAAGAATTAAGACACTGTACAAGAAGGAATTTACGAGATCACAAAAACTCGAAGCTCTCCTCTTGTCACACGGGTATCAACTTCAAGGTAAGTAACTTCAAACTCACCACTTCCAGTATTAGATGTGATAAGTTCGAGGAATCTGGAATTCGAGGTTACTTCTAATGGCGGAAGATGTGATAAGGTCCCAGTTGTCTTAACAGTAGTTTTCTCGAAGCATTCGTCTTGGTTTCTAGTTCGtaggaaaagaagaaataataacAGTAACGAGAGTAACAACCAAATATAAAAGGGATGAGTGAATGAGAATGGCCAACCTATGAGCTCAAATTAGCGGGCCAAAGTGGCAGTCACTTCAACAGATTGTAGGGGCCATGGAGCTCCTAATTCAAGCTCTACGATGTTGTCGAAATCTTTGCCTTGGACATCGATTCGTTGGAATACCTAATCAAGAAACCATTTAAAAGCCAGGAAAAACCCCCTAAGAAACCAGTAATTTAGGGCAGATTACACCTTGTAAGTGTTGCTTATGCATCCAACAAAAACGTGAGCCGAAATGATTCCGACACTTCCAACTTGACTGTCATCACAGTTAATACAAagttagtttttctttctttgtttctttagaTCAAACAAATGTAGATAAGTCTTCACGCTAGAGAAGTAAAATCATTTGGACGGGCATTCACAGCATGCAAGAAGTAGCCTGTCATGTGGCAGGCCATCTACCAGACTTATGGGGAGCAGCCTTCCAGTGGGAGGTCCAGGACGACTTCCACCTAGGGTGAGAATGCACTGCTACATATAAGCTTCCATCTCCCTTGCAGCTTATCGATATCATTTGAGAGATCAACGAGCCCTCCCACAGCTTCAAGCTGCTTGGCAGCAACATCTGCCTTCAGTTGATCATCTTCACTAGCAGCAAAACCTCTGTTCAGGCCAGAAACAGCACTCTGCATTCAATCAACCATATCTGTCATGATAAGAATATTCAAGAAATATAGAATGAACACCCTACAAGGGAGAATATAAGTTCTGCTTGTCCACATTGGCACATTGGCATTCTAGCATTTATAACTTGGAAGATTCAAGATTCTGTCATGTACCAAATTAAAAGGGATTCAAGTTTGTGCCCTATATTTCAGATGTTGTAGAGATGAGTCCATAGAATAAATTATGAGGTGGTACGAACGCATACAAAATTTTTTGACTAAAACATAAGGGTTTGAAAACTAATGTAAGAGATTCTAGGAACTAAACATTTACATCAATTATTCTTCGTGTTCcatgaccataaaaaaaatattttgtacaTAATCCAGTATTATAAAATTCTTTTGGAAGCTCCTAACAGGACACAAGCAGCCCCTGTTTCCCTGTTAAGTGTCTCTAGCTGCAGTCATCTAGTCAACAGCACCATCATGTTTTCCTAATAACATATTTGAATCTCACAACCCTCCAATTTGAAAGAGAAACATGCAGATGTCATTTATTATGGGGAAGACCTACAGTACAGCTTCCATTCCATAGCATTTGCACCGCAAAATGTTGCTAGTGAAGATACTTATGTTTCAGAATCTTGATTCTAGAGAGAAACAGAGGTAAGCAGCTCTCATTCACAGAGAAAATGAGATTGCTGGTTTTCCTGGGTCTAGAACAGGAACTTCATCAAGAGCTGACCTCAAAACAACACTTCTCTGTAGATGGTTTATATAAGAACCGTCATGTCCAATTCGAGTTACATGTGGGGTCAGTGAAGTTCTTTTTACAGTGTGGACTTTGATGGGAAGTTTACATTTTacagaagaggaggaggagagaaaTGCTGAAGGGTAAAGTAGGAGAGCATACAGCTGCCATGtttctttcgttttctttttcttcttaagaGAAAGGAGGAGGGAAAGAATTATGCGAGGACCAACCATGTCTGTGCAAGAGAAGAGAAgtgattcttgttttttctatgattttgttttcaaattttctaatcaagtcttttatttatttatttaagtatatgtctattttttcttttcaattaggtgtctctatttttatttttaattttctattacTTTGTATAATTACAGGATAAttaagtaataaaataaatcattataatttaataatttgtaatttaaatGGACTATATCTTTGTatataaattacttttaaaagttttttttatttgaaaatatattaaaataataatatttatttatttattttaaatttaattttcacatcaatacattaaaataataaaaaataataaaaatttatttaaaattaaaaaataaaaatgttaaaatatcgCACCAAACAACTTAAAAATTGCTTGGCAGTGATGTTTTCGTTCTAAGGGCCACGTGGGATCTTGGATGGCGAAAGATAGATGGTATTGGACCCCCTATTTCGTCAAATGATAGGGCAgaatttttagtattaatacattaaaataataaataatataaaaaaatattaatttaaaattaaaaaatgaatgtcTTTAAAAACCATAATTAGACATAACATGATGTCAAACAGTCCCTTAATATTTGGATTTTTCCTATCAATTATGCTATCACGACGAACCCTAATCCACGACCAAGCAAATTGTAAGCACGACGAGATTGGACTTTCCAAAAAATCTAGTTGCATTGAGTTAAACCACACGTATAAATGTATGTTTGTTAATATAGTacatgttttccttttaaaataaattaaaatatgttttaaaattttaattttaattttaataataatatgttaaaatcattaataaataaataaatataataataataataacaacaacaataaaacaacatcaacttcaatttaattttttttaaatgaaatgcaTTTTTATAACACACATAAAAACACTCTCAAatatcatttatataaaaactaaatgtatttttttcttctctcctagtttatttaaaaagttttttttgttgttttaaaatgtatttgaaattgtagtaaaatattattgtttaaaatttatttttgcttgaaaatatattaaaatattttttattttttaaaatttatttttgatatcttaatattaaaataattaaaatatataaaaaattaatttaaaataataaataaattaatttaaaagaatgattatatatatatatatatatatatatatatatatatatatatatatatatatatatatatatatatatatatatatatatatatatatagcttcaATCTTCCATGGAGAGCACAGCCATTTCGTATCATCTCCAAGACGTCCACTCACAACCACAACCGTTCTTTCATTACAACGTTGAATGTTCTCATTCAGAaacaaatttcaattttgaaaacTAATACCTTTTAAGTAAAACACAACAGATCACTATAAAgtaataatagttattaaattaatcatgatTAGTGAATCTAAAACTTGATTAAAGTtgggttttattttgaattatttaaaattttcactcAATTAAATATGATTAACTCAAAGGATTGATTCAAAAACCAATTGATCTTATTAAATTCAAgtgagttaatttaaaaaaaataaaaataaaataatattactttaaataaaacaattgacttaaatttatcaaataactTTCTATTAACCTAGTACTCCAATAACTCAGGCAATAAGTCCCTGTCTTATAACcatgatataaataaaataaaacgcaCAACCccaagaaatttattttatttgaaaaatctaaattaGATGCATTTCCCGCTCAGAGCAACCCCTCCCCTGCGAGAGAAGTCCATAAAATCTATatcatattattataattgcGTAGATCCATTCCTTCTCTCTCGTTTTCGTCTAATAAATCCTCTTCCtcacacaaaaattaattacataacCCTAAACATCCGTAATTAATCTATCAAACCTCTTCAATCCATGTCGGCCTCCTCGGCTCGTCGGTTAAAAGGCCGAAATGGCGTCGCCGACGCCACAGCAGCTCCAAAACCAACCAAAGCCCTAACTCCAATCTCAATCTCagataaaaaccctaattccaCTACTAAAAGGTCGCTCTCCGGCAAAGAGAACCCCGCCAGACCCAACTCTCGGGCCCAGAAGTCCGCAATTCGGCCAGTGCCACGTGTTGACAAGGCTGCTGTAGGAGATGGCAGCGAAGGGCGCATGCGGTGGTCGACGTCATCGGCCCCAAGAGGTAGGAGTCCAAGCCCTTCTGAATTTATTAGGGGTTTTAGGGATTCTAGGGTTTCCACAGGGGAGAGTGATAATCGAGTGGTGTCGAGAGCAGAGAAGAGTGGGATTAGGGGTTTGAAAGAAAATGGTGGGTTTAGTGGGGAGTTGAAGAAAAGGAATGGACTTTGCAAAGGGAATGATTTGAGAATATTAGAAAGTAAAAAACAGTTACGCGGGCTTAAGGTTTTGAATGATAACTGTAATAAAGAAGTTAACTTGCGAAAATCAAGAGAGTTTGACTCAAATTTAGATTCAAAAGTTGCAAATGGTGGTAAATTTGATAAGGTATATGTTGATAAATCTGGGTCTGAGGTTAAATTTGACAGCTTTAAAGACTCTAGTGAGAAATCTTATAGTAAAGGTATGGTTTCGGAGAACTTGAAAGAGAAGGGTTTGAGCGATGAAGGGAAAGGAAGCAATGCTGGTGTTAAATATCCAAGCAAGCTTCATGAGAAATTGGCTTTTTTAGAAGGGAAAGTGAAGAGGATTGCATCGGATATAAAAAAGACCAAGGAAATGTTAGATATGAATAACCCTGATGCATCCAAGGTGATACTATTGAATattcaagataaaatttcaggtATTGAGAAGGCAATCGGAAACGATGCTGGTAGCAGTTCATCAAAAAGTAGTGGGAATGATACTGGAACAATTGTGGTTGTagagaagaatgaaattgagaaagtTGAGAATGTGAAGAGCCAAGCTAAAGGGTTGAATACTGAGGAACTTGAAGAAAGACTCATTCCTCATCATAAGTTGCTTAGAAACCGAACATCGCTGAAGGCACCGATGGCAAGTTGTCAAAGTCATAATGTATCTAATGCTGATGAGTATGGCTGTGAGTTAAAGGTGGAAGAGAAGTTGTCGAGCCCTATTGAAGAGAATCCAATAGCACTCGAGTTTTTGGATTCCCTTAGTAAAGAGAATGGTAAAGTAATCGTGAGGGATGCCAAGGTCGATCTTGAGTCTTTTGAGGTTCAAGAAATGGGTGATGGTTCAGCTTCAGGAAACCAAGACTCTTCAAACATGTTCAATCCCAAGTGCGAGGAGGACCTTCTTCTTACAACTGACGAAACACTTGATGAGTTTGATGATCAGGAAAATAGAAATACATTCATAATTGGCGAGGAAACCGAAGATACTTGTGTCTATCAGGTGAATGAAATAGGCACCAAAAGTTCAACAGGAGGATGGTTTGTGTCAGAGGGAGAGTCAGTTCTTACTCATGATGATGGGTCCTGCTCTTTTTACGATATTGCTAATTGTGAGGTACGGACCAGAACTATTTATTTCTGTTTGGCATTGAACTTCCATTTTTCTTTGAGCTTTTACAGATCAGCATCCCAAGTTTTCCTTGACACGcttctgtttatttttgaattttcaatgaAAGACTTCGATAGAAAGCAAAGATGAGTTTTTAACTGTCTTGAGTGTCTCTTGCATGTTTCCTTTCCTTCCCATGaagaatttaattgatttgtttctgattttctttttggataAGATAGATTCGCTTTTGACAATTTATCTAGCTTGtagaattttatgtttaatatctCTCTGTCACTCTAACTCCAAAAATGTTTGTGCGAACAAACATACAGATAATGTGTATTGTCATAAACTTCATGAGCAGATTGATGCACAATATGAAATAATCAAACCAGTTGCATTTTCTTCAAGATTTGTTTGTCCACTGATGATTCATAATTGTTTCAGGGGAAGGCTGTATACAAGCCCCCAGCAGGAGTCTCGCCTAATATATGGAGAGATTGCTGGATTATTCGTGCACCTGGTGCTGATGGCTGCTCGGGGAGATATGTCGTGGCTGCATCTGCTGGGAATACTCTTGATTCAGGCTTTTGTTCATGGGATTTCTATGCCAAAGATGTGCGAGCTTTTCACATTGAGGATGGAGGAACAACTGCCTCAAGAACAGTACTTGGTGCCCTACCCAATAATACCACATCTAGGAGAAATGCTTTGTCTAGCATATTGTTACCAGAAACTCAAAAATGGTGGTATAAACCATGCGGACCTCTTATGGTCTCTACTGCCAGCTCTCAAAAAGTAGTTAAAATACATGATATTCGAGATGGAGAACAAATAATGAAATGGGAGACGCAGAAACCTGTGCTAGCAATGGATTATTCAAGCCCTTTGCAGTGGAGAAACAAAGGGAAAGTGGTTGTGGCTGAGGCAGaaacaatttctgtgtgggatGTGAACTCTCTTAATCCTCAATCATTGTTGTCTGTTTCTTTGGCTGGTCGAAAAATCTTAGCTCTTCACGTGATCAACACTGATGCTGAACTAGGTGGTGGGGTTAGGCAAAGGTGAAACCTCTGATAACTTCAAATCATTTCTATTTGCTGGTCTTGTCatcatactctctctctctctctctctagctaCATATTTCACAAATTATGCATACTGTATCCtatgaaaacatttaaaaagaagctcacaaaaaatatttcagtAAATTCTGAAGCCATGATTCATGAATTGTTAAGTTCATTCATAAAGCTGAAGTGTGATGGCATTTCACCATTGATTCTCAAATCAAGCGGTGCTTAATTAGGTGATGTTTAGATAAAccatttgtgtatttttcttcACTGAAATGTCCAAGCCATATTGCTTTCTGAGATGACTAAGAGATTTTTTTGGATTAGAGCAATCATTTCCTTATAATTCACCTCATGTTATCTTTGGTTTACCTTTTGCCCTTTTCATTATTTGTAATTGAATGTTGTTGCTTTTTGTAGCAGGCACATCTGAAGATCTATCTTGCACATGACTGAATGAACACCTTGATTTCTCTGAACTTTTCCTCAATGCAATTTTGTCTTTTGTTAGACATCATGGTTTTATTGATTCATGGCATATCCTTCTTGGTGTATGTGATACCCTGATTCTGAAAACATTTCCTTTTCACATTGCTTGTCTTCTGATCATTCTCTTACATTACTTCTCTTTTGCACACATGGAATACTACTAGCAATGGGTTGTTTGAATACACTAGTGACTGTTGAAATTAGTGAACACATGCGTGAAGAGGCTCTAAGTATTTGATAATGAATGAAATGGGGGTCACCTTTCTAGGAGCTGAAGGAAATTATGGCATGTTATGCACCCCTGATTATATGATTTGTCTGCCACTggtcatttttctcttttgatgATTGCTTGCATCTCTTGTTGAACTATTTCATTCACTATTCATCAATTGTATCATGTATAAATACAGCTGCACTACCATATATGTAATAACATGCGCGTTGTGCTTTCAAGTCAATATATAAAGGAGCTCTGGAAAAATTCTTCCCAGTCCTCATGTTGGCTTTTGAATGCAGAGCAACTTCAGCAGAAGCTGAGGGAAATGATGGTGTGTTTTGCACCCCTGATTCTATCAATGTTTTAGACTTTCGCAATCCATCTGGTATAGGTCTCAAGATACCAAAAATAGGTGTCAGTGTGCAATCAGTTTTCACTCGTGGAGATTCAATCTACATTGGCTGTGCCAATACGAGGCTTGCAGGGAAAAAACATCCTTGTTCACAAGTGCAACATTTCTCACTGCGCAAGCAAAGGCTAGTCAACACTTACTCTCTGCCAGAATCCAATGCCCACTCGCATCACTCAGCCATAACTCAGGTTTGGG
This window contains:
- the LOC133697983 gene encoding CRIB domain-containing protein RIC5-like, which encodes MFDVRSLALPQLPWDRLDFFFFVFFSPKKQYFNKRSNLAGAAKLPGLAKMTTKVKGLLRGLRYISQIFDEKEQEMQIGLPTDVKHVAHIGWDGPSANAPSWMNEFTSPPEILSGTSNSTEVKSLSTDSTLEGQTEKPKHSSRLSSGSASSLLNSPDRRSTDSSKHSRRQASSSTGSPLNSPSGTDAPKSSSRRHRSSNKSMGSPREESSGSSRTSRRHKTSSLGAESPIQDQPTIPKHSRGRKSKGSSRSKEKNSSNEALPFSDPGPGGSESIHGRKNTASQLSSVLEAYEEER
- the LOC133697982 gene encoding kinesin-like protein KIN-10A — translated: MAPTPSSSSSSSKSNHPHVVKTPQSKHRINFSSTRTPNPNPSPNPNYTIKETPQDHPIEVISRIRDYPERKEKPTSILQVNPENNTLRVRADIGYRDFSFDGVSFSEEEDLDSFYKKFVESRINGVKLGAKCTIMMYGPTGSGKSHTMFGCSKQPGIVYRSLKGILGEGEEGSEGGEGEKLQLGTFVQVTVLEIYNEEIYDLLSTNGGGGIGIGWPKSGSGYKVRLEVMGKKAKNATFISGNEAGKISKEIQKVEKRRIIKSTLCNERSSRSHCMIILDVPTVGGRLMLVDMAGSENIDQAGQSGFEAKMQTAKINQGNIALKRVVESIANGDSHVPFRDSKLTMLLQDSFEDDKSKILMILCASPDPKEIHKTICTLEYGAKAKCIVRGPHTPIKDKLGAEDSSVGILGSRIAAMDQFIYKLQMENKLREKERNDAHKQLVKKEEEVAVLRALIEEKGSQASEEEINLKVNERTEILKLQLEKKLEECQRMAEEFVEMERRRMEEKILQQQQEVEMLRRRLEEVEFELCRSRDENGDENGPRDIDGCSFARRLLGVYADEDPGMVKSMDLDMGDQEAFVRDVRFVGASAHQSSVIETQSLSSYPHFSTLNQVVDNGDKVCLSTVFEEEEVEEEEEHKNKVEDEEVEKEVIEVTRIVDVSSPGINFGAGSLISSPLKFEALKDGSEDRHSVSGPLNEYENVKDSHSVSEPVNEYENVKDSASSRRLRIQNIFTLCGNNRELCQQFRTPIPAKKRVADTDPQPSPILTVGKDSTQKISNKENSPLQKNVPLIECGKNLSDMMALASKENYNPSVKITDSQIEVHVKWEASKGNSGNFITTLKVLKDATLADLRKLIEIYLAADNQAFTFLVLGDPTGAPVPKEKESTVQAIKLPICNYQSHGYLACLRPAKGTQDSNQLPSTPLPLTPLENKLPLTPMPCLSHQVSDLSPKLAAHLNSTPFATLQRH
- the LOC133696813 gene encoding LOW QUALITY PROTEIN: plastid-lipid-associated protein 6, chloroplastic (The sequence of the model RefSeq protein was modified relative to this genomic sequence to represent the inferred CDS: inserted 1 base in 1 codon; substituted 2 bases at 2 genomic stop codons) codes for the protein MVGPRIILSLLLSLKKKKKTKETWQLYALLLYPSAFLSSSSSVKCKLPIKVHTVKRTSLTPHVTRIGHDGSYINHLQRSVVLRSALDEVPVLDPGKPAISFSLXMRSAVSGLNRGFAASEDDQLKADVAAKQLEAVGGLVDLSNDIDKLQGRWKLICSSAFXTLGGSRPGPPTGRLLPISLVFQRIDVQGKDFDNIVELELGAPWPLQSVEVTATLARXFELIDECFEKTTVKTTGTLSHLPPLEVTSNSRFLELITSNTGSGEFEVTYLEVDTRVTRGELRVFVIS